One genomic region from Oncorhynchus gorbuscha isolate QuinsamMale2020 ecotype Even-year linkage group LG13, OgorEven_v1.0, whole genome shotgun sequence encodes:
- the vwa7 gene encoding von Willebrand factor A domain-containing protein 7 translates to MMSQSRGHGGSGVQMRELYVLLCVVLTLPGCRGFLPNFWSRVLTLSLDSYTHQFITEQGVLNVTLETLSMANTHQHTQEQAGLGRGFWHAVGEVVHSNAAMDFLSSTRSDPVYHFDSERVEESMAMLRQFWAQTLLSAQVKEYQGARHSLGQLLHSLQDFYSHSNWVEMGQDSIYLHLLHPGQPAFPVATEDTPTCMECHSATCRDNLLPRLTQSQQYPLLLTTGYFSTYPPKPQGKCSHGGVLDSSRHQGAKGGINKDSTSPLFSPHHYLHVEAARLATTATLTVLRDLRDSVGNISFLRLFSVKQPPALVFVMDTTGSMFEEITAARLRAHSIIQARANTPEQPGTFLLVPFHDPGVGPVYETEKPEEFMSYMENLMALGGGDEPEMCLSAIQLALTHSPPLSEIFVFTDASPKDAHLYNAVRALILEKQCKMTFLLTEDPSHKMKGSRRKRRRRRRETLSPDRFALYSSLSSVSGGLTVFTTNSDIHRVSAIVEDNTAADKVTLLHAESDSDSNLSHSFSVDNAVKCVTLHLTGDLRQCVLSSPTDRTQSLLNQQGPLAECEQFQGLYRISLLSPIEPGQWHLNTIADGHVTFNAIADSNVDFLYYFAVEANGTHPGLAKVEGSPIAGVPTFLVLTVTGLLPNEKASFSHVTLLGANGESLQKVWLNSSSSSASSGEELVGWMASVPRVPFCVRLSGRDGGGNRLERVSTEMIQHTHIKIQVLSIPRLVPGHSTTVFFDVQNHGPARNLTLTADDDRGYLSQRGPHSLSVGERGSVRGEVELQTPKGAEAGGAVTMTLTVRVLDSLDSNYAVLHLTVVPPNPDMSPPSCSIMRVEHTCPGPTQCTGVRWTVSLAVTDRGCSGLASLQLSQGQGILTLLHSPTDPLGDSLEENQPTPKHKPQNQRDSERTSPAHGENGYAELDPRLAQGNPPLNVAQWTGRLPKPLWVRYTSPCCSPQAELLVWDRAGNMRRCHLTASQQRGIRERSGVSDSAGEMPVQSCFLLFSLLSLIWTVPLLVDVGSFLYVK, encoded by the exons ATGATGTCACAGAGCAGGGGTCATGGTGGGTCAGGGGTTCAGATGAGGGAGCTGTATGTTCTGCTGTgtgtggtactgactctaccagGCTGCAGAGGCTTTCTCCCCAACTTCTGGTCCCGTGTGTTAACCCTGTCCTTGGACTCCTACACACACCAATTCATCACTGAGCAGGGTGTCCTCAATGTCACTCTGGAGACACTGAGCATGGCcaacacacaccagcacacacaggAGCAG GCAGGTCTGGGTCGGGGGTTCTGGCATGCAGTGGGGGAGGTGGTGCATTCCAATGCGGCCATGGACTTCCTGAGCTCCACACGGTCCGACCCAGTCTACCACTTTGACTCGGAGCGCGTGGAGGAATCTATGGCGATGCTACGGCAGTTCTGGGCCCAAACCCTGCTCTCTGCACAAGTCAAAGAGTACCAGGGGGCGAGACACAGTCTGGGACAGCTGCTACACTCATTGCAG GATTTCTACAGCCATAGTAACTGGGTGGAGATGGGTCAGGACTCAATATACCTCCACCTGCTGCATCCTGGGCAGCCAGCCTTCCCTGTAGCCACAG AGGACACTCCTACCTGTATGGAGTGTCACAGCGCTACCTGCAGAGATAACCTCCTGCCCAGACTGACCCAAAGTCAGCAGTACCCTCTACTGCTCACCACTGGGTACTTCAGCACCTACCCACCCAAACCACAAG GGAAGTGTAGTCACGGGGGAGTACTGGACAGCAGTCGTCACCAGGGGGCCAAGGGGGGCATCAATAAGGACAGcacctcccccctcttctccccccatcactacctccatgtggaGGCTGCCCGCCTCGCTACCACGGCAACCCTTACTGTGCTCAGAGACCTCCGAGACAGTGTGGGCAACATCAGCTTCCTCAG ACTCTTCAGTGTGAAGCAGCCTCCAGCGCTGGTGTTTGTCATGGACACTACAGGCAGCATGTTTGAGGAAATCACCGCAGCCCGCCTCCGTGCCCACTCTATCATCCAGGCCCGCGCCAACACTCCCGAGCAGCCTGGCACCTTCCTGCTGGTGCCCTTCCATGACCCAG GGGTGGGGCCGGTGTATGAGACAGAGAAACCGGAGGAGTTCATGAGCTATATGGAGAACCTGATGGCTCTGGGTGGAGGAGATGAACCTGAGATGTGTCTTTCTGCCATACAG CTGGCCCTCACTCATAGCCCACCCTTGTCAGAGATATTTGTATTCACTGATGCCTCCCCTAAAGATGCTCACCTGTACAATGCTGTGAGGGCTCTTATACTAGAGAAACAATGCAAG ATGACCTTCCTCCTGACTGAAGACCCCAGTCACAAGATGAAGGgcagcaggaggaagaggaggaggaggaggagggagactctgTCCCCTGACCGTTTCGCTCTctactcctccctgtcctctgtttCCGGGGGACTGACTGTCTTCACCACTAACTCAGACATCCACCGTGTCTCTGCCATAGTTGAGGACAACACAGCTGCAGATAAG gTGACTCTGCTACATGCAGAGAGTGATAGTGACTCCAACTTATCCCACTCCTTCAGTGTGGACAATGCAGTGAAGTGCGTGACCCTTCACCTCACTGGAGACCTCAGACAATGTGTCCTCAGCAGCCCAACTG aTCGTACTCAGTCTCTGTTGAATCAGCAGGGTCCCCTGGCAGAGTGTGAGCAGTTTCAGGGTCTGTACAGGATCAGTCTGCTGTCCCCTATAGAGCCAGGCCAGTGGCACCTCAACACCATTGCTGATGGTCACGTCACCTTTAATGCCATAG CTGACAGCAATGTGGACTTCCTGTATTACTTTGCTGTGGAGGCCAATGGAACGCATCCAGGCCTGGCTAAAGTGGAGGGGAGTCCAATTGCAG GTGTCCCAACCTTTCTAGTGCTGACTGTCACAGGTCTATTGCCCAATGAGAAGGCCTCTTTCAGTCACGTGACCCTGCTGGGAGCCAATGGGGAGAGCCTCCAGAAAGTGTGGCTAAACTCGTCCTCTTCATCTGCGTCCTCTGGAGAGGAGCTGGTTGGCTGGATGGCCTCTGTTCCCAGGGTGCCGTTCTGTGTCCGTCTATCCGGCAGAGACGGGGGAGGGAACCGCCTGGAACGCGTCTCCACGGAGATGATCCAGCACACACACATTAAGATAcag gtcCTGTCTATCCCACGTCTGGTTCCTGGCCACAGTACGACAGTATTTTTTGATGTTCAGAACCACGGCCCCGCCCGAAACCTCACCCTGACCGCTGACGATGACCGGGGATATCTCTCTCAGAGAGGACCACACAG cctctctgtgggggagagagggtcagtgagGGGGGAGGTGGAGCTCCAAACTCCTAAGGGGGCTGAGGCAGGAGGGGCTGTCACTATGACTCTGACAGTGCGAGTGCTGGACTCCCTGGACTCCAACTACGCAGTGTTGCACCTGACTGTGGTTCCTCCG AATCCTGACATGTCTCCCCCATCATGTTCCATCATGCGGGTAGAACACACCTGCCCAGGCCCGACTCAGTGCACAGGAGTCAGATGGACTGTCTCTCTGGCTGTGACAGACAGGGGGTGCTCTGGCCTGGcttccctccagctctctcagggtcaGGGCATTCTCACCCTGCTCCACAGCCCCACAGACCCCCTAGGGGACAGCCTGGAGGAGAACCAGCCCACCCCCAAGCACAAAcctcagaaccagagagacagtgagaggacaaGCCCAGCACATGGGGAGAATGGCTATGCTGAACTGGATCCCAGGCTGGCACAAGGTAACCCTCCTCTGAACGTGGCCCAGTGGACAGGTAGATTGCCCAAGCCTCTGTGGGTGAGGTACACCTCCCCCTGCTGCTCCCCCCAGGCGGAGCTCCTGGTGTGGGACAGGGCCGGAAATATGAGGCGCTGCCATCTGACCGCCAGCCAGCAGAGGGGTATacgggagaggagtggagtgtcAGACAGTGCTGGAGAGATGCCGGTGCAAAGTTGCTTCCTGTTGTTTTCATTGTTGAGTTTGATTTGGACTGTTCCCCTGTTGGTTGATGTGGGATCATTTCTGTATGTCAAATAA